In Senegalia massiliensis, a genomic segment contains:
- a CDS encoding ABC transporter substrate-binding protein: MNKKVLTLFLILVISTSFIFIACGDENSSDDKQDKQVSKNEKEDEGKKVEGGQMIFRVSSDSRVIHPLYGNDRTTLTLVNHIFAPLYNLKGEDIDYWLAEKVEPSEDYLSYKVKLKDELTWHDGEVLDADDLVFTFNTIMDKKQGSHLRDSFVTTEGEVKIEKIDDLTVKFILPEVQIGFLDTIGGIRMFPEHVYGDIENIQASDVNNNPVGSGSFKFEERKSGESITLSKFDNFFKGTPHLDNVVYRVIPETSSAEIALQNGEIDAMSITADKVEKFEESNNILAFDEDRLDYIIFNQNGGKLDNENLRKAIAYALDRDELLKANYLSTDYAKPAYSFFADKTLYKTDDVEKYEYNIEKAKELLEESGLKDINLTMVYRGKDNVRELLVQQYLKEIGINVELKAMDMASFFNALFEKEHQDEYDLAFNGYIYGKEPSTYAQVFKAESMNNVSGYKNEEVDKLWDEAAKEKDSSKREKLYEKIQKEIIKDAAMYPIDYGYAIVAVNPKFKGLEDAAPAPIHMFDDLSQIYMVE, translated from the coding sequence ATGAATAAAAAAGTATTAACTTTATTTTTAATTTTAGTAATATCCACTTCGTTTATTTTTATAGCATGTGGAGATGAAAATTCATCAGATGACAAACAAGATAAACAAGTTTCAAAAAATGAAAAAGAAGATGAGGGAAAAAAAGTAGAAGGAGGTCAAATGATATTTAGAGTTAGTTCAGATTCTAGAGTTATTCATCCTTTATATGGTAATGATAGGACAACCTTAACTTTAGTAAATCACATATTTGCTCCTCTTTATAATTTGAAAGGTGAGGATATAGATTATTGGTTAGCAGAAAAGGTTGAACCATCCGAAGATTATTTATCATATAAAGTTAAATTAAAGGATGAACTTACTTGGCATGATGGTGAAGTTTTAGATGCTGATGATTTAGTTTTTACATTTAATACGATTATGGATAAAAAACAAGGAAGTCATTTAAGAGATAGTTTTGTAACTACAGAAGGTGAAGTTAAAATAGAAAAAATAGATGACTTAACTGTTAAGTTTATATTACCAGAAGTTCAAATTGGATTTTTGGATACTATAGGTGGAATAAGAATGTTCCCAGAACATGTATATGGAGATATAGAAAATATTCAAGCAAGTGATGTGAATAATAATCCGGTTGGTTCAGGTTCATTTAAATTTGAAGAAAGAAAATCAGGCGAATCTATAACTCTTTCTAAATTTGATAATTTCTTTAAAGGTACTCCTCATTTAGATAATGTGGTCTATAGAGTAATTCCTGAGACATCTTCAGCAGAAATTGCACTTCAAAATGGCGAAATAGATGCTATGAGCATAACTGCTGATAAGGTGGAAAAATTTGAGGAAAGTAATAACATTTTAGCTTTTGATGAAGATAGATTAGATTACATAATATTTAATCAAAATGGTGGTAAACTTGATAATGAAAATTTAAGAAAAGCAATTGCTTATGCATTAGATAGAGATGAATTATTAAAAGCAAATTATTTATCTACTGACTATGCAAAACCTGCTTATTCATTTTTTGCAGATAAAACACTTTATAAAACAGATGATGTTGAAAAATATGAATATAATATAGAAAAAGCAAAAGAACTATTAGAAGAAAGTGGCCTTAAAGATATCAATTTAACTATGGTGTATAGAGGCAAAGATAATGTTAGAGAACTATTAGTTCAACAATATTTAAAAGAAATTGGAATAAATGTAGAACTTAAAGCAATGGATATGGCATCATTTTTTAATGCTTTATTTGAAAAAGAACATCAAGATGAATATGATTTAGCTTTCAATGGCTATATATATGGTAAAGAACCATCTACGTATGCACAGGTATTTAAAGCTGAAAGTATGAATAATGTAAGTGGATATAAAAATGAAGAAGTCGATAAATTATGGGATGAAGCTGCAAAGGAAAAAGATTCAAGTAAAAGAGAAAAATTATATGAAAAGATTCAAAAAGAAATAATAAAAGATGCTGCAATGTATCCTATAGATTATGGATATGCCATAGTTGCAGTAAATCCAAAATTCAAAGGATTGGAAGATGCAGCTCCAGCTCCTATTCATATGTTTGATGATTTATCTCAAATATACATGGTTGAATAA
- a CDS encoding ABC transporter permease — translation MTNYILKRILQGITMLIIISIISFTLMHMAPGDPSTSYISPKMNASEIQAVKERLGLNEPIYIQYIKWIKKVLQGDLGYSLIDFKPVTQVIKSRLPATVGLMGSSLLLSLLISIPLGLYTGKKKGKTIDNIITTISYIGISIPSFWFGILLIYVFAYKLNLLPSVGMRTLGEPDSILDVIKHGILPCIVLSFSSISIYTRYIRTSTIVQLNANYVRTEEAYGFSKYKIMFKYVLKNVLLPIITILGMSLPNIVTGAFVTETVFGWPGMGRLGVDSIFNYDYPVIMATTMLTATLLIIGNLVADILYGIVDPRIRNMR, via the coding sequence ATGACAAATTATATTTTAAAAAGAATACTACAAGGAATTACTATGCTTATTATAATATCTATAATATCTTTTACTTTAATGCATATGGCACCAGGTGATCCATCAACTAGCTATATTTCGCCTAAGATGAATGCTAGTGAAATACAAGCAGTAAAAGAAAGATTAGGATTAAATGAACCTATATATATTCAATACATAAAATGGATTAAAAAAGTATTACAAGGAGATTTAGGATATTCATTAATAGATTTTAAGCCTGTTACACAAGTAATAAAATCTCGACTTCCAGCTACTGTAGGACTTATGGGAAGTTCTTTATTATTATCTTTATTGATTTCTATACCCTTAGGATTATATACAGGAAAGAAGAAAGGAAAAACTATAGATAATATTATTACCACAATATCTTATATTGGAATATCAATACCAAGTTTTTGGTTTGGAATATTACTTATATATGTGTTTGCTTATAAATTAAATTTATTACCTAGTGTTGGAATGAGAACCTTAGGAGAGCCAGATTCTATACTTGATGTCATAAAACATGGAATATTACCTTGTATTGTTTTAAGTTTTTCTAGTATATCTATTTATACAAGATATATAAGGACAAGCACTATAGTACAATTAAATGCAAATTATGTTAGAACTGAAGAAGCATATGGATTTTCAAAATATAAAATTATGTTTAAATATGTACTTAAAAATGTATTACTTCCTATAATTACAATATTAGGAATGAGTTTGCCTAATATTGTAACAGGTGCATTTGTTACAGAAACAGTATTTGGATGGCCAGGAATGGGAAGGCTTGGAGTTGATTCTATATTTAATTATGATTATCCTGTGATAATGGCAACTACAATGCTTACTGCTACACTACTTATTATAGGAAATTTAGTTGCAGATATTTTATATGGGATAGTAGACCCAAGAATTAGAAATATGAGGTGA